A window from Kovacikia minuta CCNUW1 encodes these proteins:
- a CDS encoding thioredoxin family protein, which yields METGTLIGGYAPDFEIPGIDGTVHHLARYLERFKAVGVVFMCNHCPYVKLYLDRLKQIQSDFQDQGFTLIGINSNDADRYPDDSFENMKQFAIEHQLNFPYLRDETQDVAQTFGAEKTPHVFLLNQAGVLCYSGCIDDSPNDLTAVKSPYLRDAIIQVLNQETIIPTSTNPVGCSVKWRN from the coding sequence ATGGAAACTGGCACACTTATTGGCGGTTATGCTCCAGATTTTGAGATACCAGGGATTGATGGTACAGTTCATCATCTCGCCCGCTATCTGGAACGGTTTAAGGCAGTGGGAGTTGTGTTTATGTGCAATCACTGCCCCTACGTTAAGCTTTATCTCGATCGACTCAAGCAAATTCAGTCAGACTTTCAGGATCAGGGCTTTACCCTGATTGGCATTAACTCTAATGATGCCGATCGCTACCCTGATGATAGTTTTGAAAATATGAAGCAGTTCGCGATCGAACACCAGCTCAACTTTCCCTATCTGCGAGATGAAACCCAGGACGTTGCCCAAACCTTTGGTGCCGAAAAAACTCCCCATGTTTTCCTACTCAACCAGGCAGGCGTTCTTTGCTACAGCGGCTGCATCGACGATAGCCCAAATGACTTGACAGCTGTAAAGTCGCCCTACTTGCGAGATGCGATCATTCAGGTATTAAACCAAGAAACCATTATTCCCACTTCCACCAATCCGGTTGGGTGTTCTGTGAAATGGCGCAATTAA
- a CDS encoding cation:proton antiporter, with amino-acid sequence MNWVSFPVLTYFHAFNLPVPLLATTDAESSSLVLAGVLLSLVVIYLASKLGGELCARIDLPPVLGELLAGVVVGVSALHLLIFPEAGEDGSHSLIMTLLQATANLSPDALTSVFHSQSEVISVLSELGVIILLFEIGLESDLKELLRVGIQATVVAVVGVVVPFALGTAGLMLIFGIPSVPAIFAGAALTATSIGITAKVLAEIQRLSSREGQIIIGAAVMDDILGIIVLAVVASLARDGKVEVGNVVYLIISSAVFLIGAIWIGRLLTPFFVTLVDGMKTRGQLLLSALIIAFVLSYVAAVIQLEAILGAFAAGLILAETEKQRELQKQVIPIADMLTPIFFVVVGARTDIGVLNPFVPENREGLIMASFLIMVAIFGKLVTGLSVFGQPGINRLAIGVGMIPRGEVGLVFASVGSASGVLTQSLEAAIIVMVILTTFLAPPLLRVVFNQGNGVVEPVEAPDPTE; translated from the coding sequence ATGAATTGGGTATCGTTCCCAGTATTGACCTATTTCCACGCTTTCAACCTTCCCGTTCCCCTGCTGGCAACTACTGACGCAGAAAGTAGCTCTCTGGTATTAGCGGGGGTACTTCTGAGTTTGGTGGTTATTTACCTGGCAAGTAAATTAGGGGGAGAGCTTTGTGCCCGAATTGATCTGCCGCCCGTTTTAGGAGAGTTACTGGCAGGGGTGGTGGTGGGTGTGTCTGCTCTGCATCTGCTGATCTTTCCTGAAGCCGGGGAAGATGGAAGCCATTCTCTGATTATGACCCTGCTACAAGCCACGGCAAATCTTAGCCCTGATGCATTGACTTCCGTATTTCACTCCCAAAGCGAGGTGATTTCGGTTCTATCTGAGCTGGGCGTCATTATTCTGTTGTTTGAAATTGGCCTGGAGTCCGATTTAAAGGAATTGTTGCGGGTCGGAATTCAGGCGACGGTAGTGGCGGTGGTGGGGGTGGTTGTTCCCTTTGCGCTGGGGACGGCTGGATTGATGTTGATCTTCGGAATTCCGTCGGTGCCAGCGATTTTTGCTGGGGCGGCACTAACGGCGACCAGCATTGGTATTACGGCTAAAGTTCTGGCAGAGATTCAGCGGCTTTCTTCCAGAGAGGGGCAGATTATTATTGGTGCAGCTGTCATGGATGACATCCTGGGCATTATTGTGCTGGCAGTTGTTGCCAGTCTTGCCAGGGATGGAAAGGTTGAGGTTGGTAATGTTGTCTATTTAATTATTAGTTCAGCGGTTTTTTTGATTGGGGCAATTTGGATTGGGCGGTTACTAACGCCTTTTTTTGTGACGCTAGTCGATGGGATGAAGACCCGTGGGCAATTGCTGCTTTCGGCGCTAATTATTGCCTTCGTTCTTTCCTATGTGGCAGCAGTGATTCAGCTTGAGGCAATTTTGGGAGCATTTGCAGCCGGGCTGATTTTGGCAGAAACTGAGAAGCAACGAGAGTTGCAGAAACAGGTGATTCCGATCGCCGATATGCTGACACCTATTTTTTTCGTGGTGGTGGGTGCCCGTACCGATATTGGGGTGCTTAATCCATTCGTGCCTGAGAACCGAGAAGGGCTGATCATGGCATCTTTTTTGATTATGGTTGCCATTTTCGGGAAGCTTGTGACCGGGCTAAGTGTGTTTGGGCAACCTGGTATTAACCGCCTTGCGATCGGGGTTGGGATGATTCCCCGTGGGGAGGTGGGTCTGGTGTTTGCGTCGGTTGGTTCAGCCAGTGGAGTGCTAACCCAATCCCTGGAAGCCGCCATCATCGTGATGGTGATTTTAACCACCTTCCTGGCTCCACCGTTACTGCGGGTTGTATTTAATCAGGGAAATGGGGTGGTGGAACCAGTGGAAGCCCCAGATCCGACAGAGTAG
- a CDS encoding N-acetylmuramoyl-L-alanine amidase translates to MKHFPYALLVAASLLLLPLPAQASRLSNWKFDNGQNRLEFTTDQDVQPKAQLVTEPTRLVIDLPGIILGRPSFTQSVSSRGIRAVRFGQFDRGTTRIVVELAPGYTLNPNQVKFRGITARQWTVQLPAPERLATTSAPRSPEVRSSSSRQPTVYVVPAIVAPVTSGAMFNRAPVTRNSGGPDNDNSRPPNNVTALPPSPSLTTIESVQLQNGGNQLLIQANQPLRYESGWNRRNGFYQITLQSARLAKQIKGPQLDASSPVLAVRLRQEDSRTVVILVQPAAGVQINNLNQPTEQTLALQLQRNQVGYTPPRRGPIATIPVPTAPRSSSSPPLTMPRVPNGKVVVVVDPGHGGPDPGAVGIGGLQEKGIVLDISTQVANLLEKQGVQAVLTRRDDSDVDLEPRVRLAEQINATVFVSIHANSIDMSRPDISGLETYYYQNGEQLARTIHSSILEATGIPDRRVRTARFYVLRKTSMPSVLVEVGFVTGRDDAARLSNPSYRTQMAAAIARGILQYIQRAAGS, encoded by the coding sequence GTGAAACATTTTCCCTACGCTTTGCTGGTTGCTGCTTCCCTGCTCCTGCTTCCGCTTCCTGCTCAGGCATCCCGGTTGTCGAACTGGAAATTTGATAACGGACAGAATCGGCTAGAATTTACAACCGATCAGGATGTTCAGCCCAAAGCCCAACTGGTTACTGAGCCTACCCGACTGGTCATTGATTTGCCGGGAATTATTCTGGGACGGCCATCCTTTACCCAATCGGTGAGTAGTCGGGGAATTCGTGCGGTTCGGTTTGGGCAGTTTGACCGTGGTACAACCCGGATTGTTGTGGAATTGGCACCGGGTTATACGCTCAACCCTAATCAGGTGAAGTTTCGAGGGATTACTGCCCGCCAATGGACTGTGCAATTGCCAGCTCCCGAACGCCTGGCTACAACTTCAGCCCCCCGATCGCCGGAAGTCAGGAGTTCCTCCAGCAGGCAACCGACAGTTTATGTTGTCCCCGCGATCGTCGCTCCTGTTACTTCAGGGGCGATGTTTAATCGGGCACCGGTTACGCGCAATAGTGGTGGTCCTGACAATGACAACAGCCGCCCACCTAACAATGTTACCGCCCTGCCGCCCAGCCCTTCCCTGACTACCATTGAATCGGTTCAGCTCCAAAACGGCGGCAATCAGCTGCTGATTCAGGCAAACCAACCCTTACGGTATGAATCGGGTTGGAATCGGAGAAATGGGTTTTACCAGATTACGCTTCAGTCGGCACGGCTGGCCAAGCAAATCAAAGGGCCTCAACTGGATGCGAGTAGCCCGGTGCTGGCGGTTCGGCTTCGGCAGGAAGATTCCCGTACTGTTGTGATTTTGGTGCAACCGGCAGCAGGGGTTCAAATCAACAATTTGAATCAGCCGACTGAACAAACCCTGGCATTGCAGCTCCAGCGCAATCAAGTTGGTTATACACCCCCCCGGCGAGGGCCGATCGCAACAATTCCGGTTCCAACGGCTCCCCGTTCCAGTAGTAGTCCCCCCCTGACGATGCCACGGGTTCCCAACGGCAAAGTAGTGGTGGTGGTGGACCCCGGTCATGGGGGACCCGATCCAGGTGCGGTTGGAATTGGGGGATTACAGGAGAAGGGGATTGTGCTGGACATCAGTACCCAGGTCGCTAATTTGTTAGAAAAACAGGGAGTTCAGGCAGTTTTAACGCGGCGGGATGATAGTGATGTGGACCTGGAACCCCGGGTTCGGCTGGCGGAGCAGATTAATGCCACGGTGTTCGTCAGTATCCACGCAAACTCCATTGATATGAGCCGACCTGATATTAGTGGGTTGGAAACCTATTACTACCAAAATGGAGAGCAACTTGCCCGAACGATTCATAGCAGCATTTTGGAGGCAACAGGGATTCCCGATCGACGGGTCAGGACTGCCCGGTTTTACGTGCTTCGAAAGACATCGATGCCGTCTGTGCTCGTTGAAGTAGGATTTGTCACCGGGCGAGACGATGCTGCCCGATTGTCAAATCCTTCTTACCGGACGCAGATGGCAGCTGCGATCGCACGCGGTATTCTACAGTACATTCAAAGGGCAGCCGGATCTTAG
- a CDS encoding GAF domain-containing protein — MRLNSGDYSRGVVESPSLEEMLHKNHHFIQQVTDTSRNILYIYDLAEQKNVYINLAITTVLGHHAETLSQAGSSFLFSLLHPDDVKKLAEHQQRLYTARDNETFEIEYRLQRADGEWCWLSSRDTIFSRNQDGSPRQILGTAKEINHHKQIEEELRQQTERERLVSRIAERIHQSLDLQEILNTTVADVRQFLQTDRVIIYRFESNWSGIVAVESVGEGWLSLLGTAIKDPCFEKPSVNNHGRGRIQAVEDIQTAGLAECYVELLTQYQVRANLVLPITHEDRVWGLLIAHHCRAPRHWQSLEIELLHGLATQVAIAIQQSELYHRVQQLNTDLERQVRERTQQFQQSLTFADVLKRITDRIRDSLDEQQILQTAVQEVVSVLKVDYCCAALYDPEHTTATVQYEFTHADLGSGIGQVLLVADTPKVHDRLLKGEFFESYECERTGYLASAETGDMACPDLFDRFAAKLLCPIFLDPASCQPGWDSLEQSTCGIKPGAIGYLAVIDQTYHVFSDTEIKLVNQVANQCAIAIRQARLYQASQAQVKALERLNHLKDDFLSTVSHELRTPVASMKMAIQMLELSLKQEAQPPSEKTSRYLQILYHQCEREIGLITDLLDLQRLEAGIQPLNPTRITLQLWIPQRVILFQELAKNRQQTLQIEISPEIPTLTCDAPSLERILVELLNNACKYSPPGSTLHFKVWAEAAKICLSVSNTGVKIPVEEISAIFDKFHRVPNTDPWKQGGTGLGLALVQKLVNHLSGSIRVESTAEQTCFTVELPLT; from the coding sequence ATGCGCCTGAATTCAGGTGATTACAGTCGGGGTGTAGTAGAATCCCCGTCCCTAGAGGAAATGCTGCATAAAAACCACCATTTTATTCAGCAGGTAACCGATACATCACGAAATATCCTCTACATTTACGACCTGGCAGAGCAGAAAAACGTTTATATCAATCTTGCTATAACCACTGTTCTTGGTCACCATGCGGAAACCTTGAGTCAGGCTGGTTCATCTTTTTTGTTTAGCCTTCTGCATCCTGATGATGTTAAAAAGCTGGCTGAACACCAGCAACGCCTTTACACCGCTAGAGATAATGAAACGTTTGAAATTGAATATCGATTGCAGCGGGCAGATGGAGAATGGTGCTGGCTCAGTTCGCGGGACACTATATTTTCTAGAAATCAGGATGGTTCCCCACGGCAAATTTTGGGTACAGCAAAGGAGATCAACCACCATAAGCAAATTGAAGAAGAACTGAGGCAACAAACAGAACGGGAACGATTGGTTAGTCGAATTGCGGAGCGAATTCACCAATCCCTAGATTTGCAAGAAATTTTGAATACTACCGTTGCGGATGTGCGCCAATTTCTGCAAACCGATCGCGTCATCATTTACCGCTTTGAATCAAATTGGAGCGGGATCGTTGCGGTTGAATCCGTTGGCGAGGGTTGGCTTTCACTTCTGGGAACGGCAATTAAAGATCCCTGTTTCGAAAAACCCTCAGTCAATAATCATGGACGGGGACGAATTCAGGCAGTTGAGGACATCCAAACGGCGGGATTAGCCGAGTGCTATGTTGAGCTATTGACCCAATATCAGGTCAGAGCAAATTTGGTGCTTCCAATTACCCATGAAGATAGGGTATGGGGGTTGTTAATTGCCCATCACTGCCGGGCACCCCGTCACTGGCAATCTCTAGAAATTGAACTGCTGCATGGGTTGGCAACGCAGGTCGCGATCGCCATCCAGCAGTCTGAGCTTTATCATCGAGTGCAGCAGTTGAACACGGATCTGGAACGGCAGGTGAGGGAGCGGACCCAGCAGTTTCAACAGTCCCTCACTTTTGCGGATGTTCTCAAGCGAATTACCGATCGCATCCGCGACTCCCTGGATGAACAACAAATTTTGCAGACTGCTGTTCAGGAAGTGGTGAGTGTGCTGAAGGTGGACTATTGCTGTGCCGCTCTTTATGATCCGGAGCATACGACCGCAACGGTTCAGTATGAATTTACCCATGCGGATCTTGGTTCTGGGATTGGACAGGTTCTGCTGGTTGCCGATACCCCCAAAGTGCACGATCGATTGCTCAAGGGGGAGTTTTTTGAATCCTATGAGTGCGAGCGAACGGGATACCTGGCTTCAGCAGAAACAGGGGATATGGCATGCCCCGACTTGTTTGACCGATTTGCTGCCAAACTGCTCTGTCCCATTTTTCTTGATCCAGCTTCCTGCCAGCCTGGCTGGGACTCCCTCGAACAGAGTACCTGCGGGATTAAACCAGGAGCAATCGGCTATTTGGCAGTGATTGACCAGACCTATCACGTTTTTTCTGACACAGAGATTAAGCTGGTGAATCAGGTGGCAAACCAATGTGCGATCGCTATCCGACAGGCCAGGCTTTATCAAGCATCTCAAGCCCAGGTCAAAGCACTGGAGCGGCTAAATCATTTGAAGGATGATTTTCTCAGCACAGTTTCCCATGAACTGCGAACCCCCGTTGCCAGTATGAAAATGGCGATTCAAATGCTGGAGCTATCCTTAAAACAGGAGGCTCAGCCCCCATCCGAAAAAACTTCTCGTTATCTCCAAATTCTGTATCACCAGTGCGAACGGGAAATAGGTTTGATTACAGACCTTCTGGATCTACAACGGTTAGAAGCAGGCATTCAACCCTTGAATCCGACCAGAATTACTCTGCAACTTTGGATTCCGCAGCGGGTAATCCTGTTTCAAGAACTCGCCAAAAATCGCCAGCAAACGCTTCAAATCGAAATTTCTCCTGAGATTCCAACCCTGACCTGTGATGCACCAAGCCTGGAGCGTATCCTCGTCGAACTGCTGAATAATGCCTGTAAATATAGCCCTCCAGGATCAACCCTGCACTTTAAAGTCTGGGCTGAAGCTGCAAAGATCTGCCTCAGCGTTTCTAACACAGGGGTTAAAATTCCTGTCGAGGAGATTTCTGCCATTTTTGATAAATTTCACCGTGTTCCCAACACCGATCCCTGGAAGCAAGGGGGGACGGGCTTAGGGTTGGCACTGGTGCAAAAGCTGGTTAACCATCTCAGTGGTTCGATTCGGGTTGAGAGCACAGCCGAGCAAACCTGTTTCACGGTTGAGTTACCTTTGACATAG
- a CDS encoding geranylgeranyl reductase family protein, translating to MFDCIVVGAGPAGASAAYHLAKRGRSVLILEKQALPRYKPCSGGVSPAIAQWFDFDFSPAIDLKVENIRYTWKLDDPVHARLETPEPMWMVQRDVFDHFLVQQAQKQGAELRDNTEATGIAYKSDHWQVNTANGPLTGRYLIAADGAKGPTRKWLGFKEAKQRLGATLEASLADVDPTNAHFEFGMVKNGYIWNFPKSNGYSLGVSTFRGGEPSDLQNLLTEYANKFGMNLGSSQQFLHPVCLWDGNQKLHTRNALLAGEAACVVDPFTAEGIRPSIFTGVKAAEAIDQALAGNINALEAYSQVISEEWGTDMVWAQRLAGLFYRIPGIGYKVGVKRPAATERIGKILCGELRYADVANFAIKRLSGSLLPGMG from the coding sequence ATGTTTGATTGTATTGTCGTTGGAGCGGGACCCGCCGGAGCAAGTGCTGCTTACCATTTGGCGAAACGGGGTCGTTCAGTCCTGATTCTGGAAAAACAAGCTTTACCCCGCTATAAGCCTTGCAGTGGCGGAGTTTCACCAGCGATCGCGCAATGGTTTGACTTTGATTTTTCCCCCGCGATCGACCTCAAGGTGGAAAACATCCGCTACACCTGGAAACTGGATGACCCGGTTCACGCCAGGTTAGAAACACCAGAACCCATGTGGATGGTGCAACGCGACGTGTTTGATCACTTCCTGGTACAACAGGCGCAAAAACAAGGAGCAGAACTCCGCGACAACACTGAGGCAACAGGCATTGCCTATAAAAGTGACCATTGGCAGGTGAATACCGCGAATGGCCCCCTTACAGGACGCTATCTGATTGCAGCAGATGGAGCCAAAGGACCAACCAGAAAGTGGTTGGGCTTTAAGGAGGCAAAACAGCGTCTGGGCGCAACCCTGGAAGCTTCCCTAGCAGACGTAGACCCGACCAATGCCCACTTTGAGTTTGGGATGGTCAAAAACGGCTACATCTGGAACTTTCCCAAATCCAACGGCTACTCACTGGGGGTTTCCACTTTCCGTGGTGGCGAACCTTCCGATCTGCAAAATTTGCTCACTGAATATGCCAATAAATTTGGCATGAATTTGGGATCAAGCCAACAGTTTCTTCATCCTGTTTGCCTGTGGGATGGCAACCAGAAACTGCATACCCGCAATGCCCTGCTTGCTGGGGAAGCAGCTTGTGTAGTTGACCCCTTCACTGCTGAGGGCATTCGCCCTTCTATCTTTACGGGGGTGAAAGCCGCAGAGGCGATCGATCAGGCACTGGCTGGAAACATCAATGCTTTAGAAGCCTACAGCCAGGTGATCAGTGAAGAATGGGGAACCGATATGGTGTGGGCACAACGGCTTGCAGGTCTGTTCTACCGGATTCCAGGAATTGGCTATAAGGTTGGGGTCAAACGTCCCGCTGCAACGGAACGCATCGGTAAAATTCTCTGTGGAGAATTGCGTTATGCAGATGTTGCCAATTTTGCCATCAAACGACTCAGTGGCAGTCTTTTGCCTGGAATGGGATAA
- the frr gene encoding ribosome recycling factor, whose protein sequence is MKLADVEDHMHKAVEATQRSFNTIRTGRANPSLLDRVVVEYYGAPTPLKSLANISVPDASTIAIQPFDRSSLNLVEKAIQLSDLGLTPNNDGSVIRLNIPPLTSDRRKELVKQAAKFAEEGKVSIRNIRRDAVDSVRKQEKSGEVSEDEARDLQDKIQKLTDKYAAKIDGLLTEKEKDITTV, encoded by the coding sequence GTGAAGTTAGCTGATGTTGAAGACCACATGCATAAGGCTGTTGAGGCAACTCAGCGGTCATTTAATACAATTCGCACCGGGCGGGCAAACCCCTCTTTACTTGATCGGGTTGTTGTAGAGTACTACGGCGCGCCTACGCCACTCAAGTCTCTAGCAAATATTAGTGTCCCCGATGCCAGCACGATCGCCATCCAACCCTTTGATCGCAGCAGCTTAAACCTAGTCGAGAAAGCCATTCAACTCTCTGACCTGGGACTAACTCCTAACAATGATGGTTCTGTAATTCGGTTAAATATTCCACCGTTGACCAGCGATCGTCGTAAGGAGTTGGTAAAACAGGCAGCAAAGTTTGCTGAAGAAGGAAAAGTCTCTATTCGCAACATTCGTCGAGATGCGGTAGACTCCGTGCGTAAGCAGGAGAAAAGCGGCGAAGTTTCTGAAGACGAAGCTCGTGATCTACAAGATAAAATTCAGAAATTGACCGATAAATACGCTGCCAAAATTGATGGATTGCTTACCGAAAAAGAGAAAGATATTACAACAGTTTGA
- the moeB gene encoding molybdopterin-synthase adenylyltransferase MoeB: protein MLNPNLDEIQLTKDEYERYSRHLILPEVGLEGQKRLKAASVLCIGTGGLGSPLLLYLAAAGIGRIGIVDFDIVDSSNLQRQVIHGTSWVGKPKIQSAKNRILEINPHCQVDLHETRFSSENALDIVKDYDIVADGTDNFPTRYLVNDACVILGKPNVYGSIFRFEGQATVFNYEDGPNYRDLYPEPPPPGLVPSCAEGGVLGILPGIIGVIQATETVKIILGKGTTLSGRLLLFNALDMKFRELKLRPNPVRPVIDRLIDYEEFCGIPQAKAAEAKERAAMQEMTVQDLKQLLDSGADDYVLLDVRNPNEYEIARIPGAVLVPLPEIENGDGVTQVKELLNGHKLIAHCKLGGRSAKALALLKEKAGIEGINVKGGITAWSREVDSSVPEY, encoded by the coding sequence ATGCTAAATCCCAATCTTGACGAGATTCAGCTCACAAAAGACGAGTACGAACGCTATTCCCGCCACCTGATCCTGCCCGAAGTTGGGTTAGAAGGACAAAAGCGCCTGAAAGCTGCCAGTGTTCTCTGTATCGGTACAGGTGGGTTGGGGTCTCCCCTCCTGCTCTACCTGGCAGCCGCCGGAATTGGCCGCATCGGGATCGTCGATTTTGACATCGTTGATAGTTCCAATCTGCAACGGCAAGTCATTCACGGCACCTCCTGGGTGGGCAAACCCAAGATCCAATCTGCCAAGAATCGGATTTTGGAGATCAACCCGCATTGCCAGGTAGATTTGCACGAAACCCGCTTCAGTTCTGAAAATGCCCTCGATATCGTTAAAGATTACGATATTGTGGCAGATGGCACCGATAATTTCCCGACCCGTTATCTGGTCAACGACGCCTGCGTCATCCTGGGTAAACCGAACGTTTACGGCTCTATCTTCCGATTTGAAGGACAGGCAACGGTCTTTAATTATGAGGATGGACCCAATTATCGCGACCTGTATCCCGAACCACCACCACCAGGGCTGGTGCCTTCCTGCGCTGAAGGGGGTGTACTGGGCATCCTACCCGGTATCATTGGGGTAATTCAGGCCACGGAAACCGTCAAAATTATTTTGGGCAAAGGCACGACCCTTAGTGGTCGTTTGTTACTCTTTAACGCGCTGGATATGAAGTTCCGGGAGTTGAAGTTGCGTCCCAATCCCGTGCGCCCTGTCATCGATCGGTTGATTGATTACGAAGAGTTCTGTGGCATTCCTCAAGCCAAAGCAGCCGAAGCAAAGGAGCGTGCAGCCATGCAGGAAATGACTGTCCAAGACCTCAAACAATTGTTAGACAGTGGTGCGGATGATTACGTGCTGCTGGATGTACGCAATCCCAATGAATACGAAATTGCTCGGATTCCAGGGGCGGTTCTGGTGCCCTTACCAGAGATCGAGAATGGCGATGGGGTAACTCAGGTGAAGGAGCTACTCAATGGGCATAAATTGATTGCCCATTGCAAACTCGGTGGGCGTTCTGCCAAAGCCCTGGCCCTTCTGAAGGAGAAGGCAGGGATTGAAGGCATCAATGTCAAGGGTGGAATCACTGCCTGGAGCCGCGAAGTTGATTCTTCGGTGCCAGAGTACTAA
- a CDS encoding family 2 glycosyl transferase, which yields MDWQVCIQYPNGKQRAIRSCKNRETALKYVDAIYTLGYPMHVAYIVRPTPPVDLIGAYTNDLQIIW from the coding sequence ATGGACTGGCAAGTTTGCATTCAGTATCCAAACGGAAAACAACGGGCAATCCGTTCCTGTAAAAACCGCGAAACCGCACTCAAATATGTGGACGCCATCTACACTCTGGGTTATCCCATGCATGTCGCCTATATCGTTCGTCCGACCCCACCTGTTGATTTAATTGGGGCTTACACAAACGATTTACAAATTATTTGGTAA
- the murI gene encoding glutamate racemase produces MLTNRFATSDLSVVSQNSAPIGIFDSGVGGLTVLRELYRQLPHESVIYFGDTARLPYGTRSQAQILQFVREILTWMVQQGVKMVIMACNTSSALALETVRSEFNIPILGLILPGARAAVQRGRRIGVIATPATAASNAYRRAILEIEATAQVWQMGCPEFVPLIEQNRLEDPYTYEVAQGYLERIVATTN; encoded by the coding sequence GTGTTGACCAATCGATTTGCCACCAGCGACCTGTCTGTGGTTAGCCAAAATTCTGCTCCGATCGGAATTTTTGACAGTGGCGTTGGCGGATTGACTGTCCTGCGGGAACTGTACCGTCAGCTTCCCCACGAATCGGTGATTTATTTTGGAGATACGGCCCGGCTTCCCTACGGCACGCGATCGCAGGCTCAAATTCTGCAATTTGTCCGAGAAATACTTACCTGGATGGTGCAGCAGGGCGTCAAAATGGTGATTATGGCGTGTAACACCAGTTCTGCCCTGGCACTGGAAACGGTTCGCTCTGAATTCAACATTCCTATCCTGGGTTTGATTTTGCCGGGTGCCAGAGCCGCAGTGCAACGAGGACGACGCATCGGAGTTATTGCCACACCTGCCACCGCTGCCAGCAATGCCTATCGCCGTGCGATTCTAGAAATTGAAGCCACTGCCCAGGTTTGGCAGATGGGGTGTCCTGAATTTGTTCCCTTAATTGAGCAAAATCGATTAGAAGACCCCTATACCTACGAAGTTGCCCAGGGCTATCTAGAGCGCATAGTTGCAACGACAAATTGA
- the pyrH gene encoding UMP kinase, whose protein sequence is MGLTYQRVVLKLSGEALMGDLPYGIDGTIVQDIAQEVADVVANGVQVAIVVGGGNIFRGVKGAAAGMDRATADYIGMIATVMNAMTLQDALERIGVPTRVQTAISMQEVAEPYIRRRAIRHLEKKRVVIFGAGSGNPFFTTDTTAALRAAEIGADVLFKATKVDGVYDSDPRVNPNARRYETLNYGHILTQELRVMDSTAISLCKDNNIPIIVFDLSVKGNVRRAVLGEKIGTLVGGFCEVS, encoded by the coding sequence ATGGGATTAACTTACCAGCGGGTAGTGCTGAAGCTAAGCGGCGAAGCTCTGATGGGCGATCTCCCCTACGGCATTGATGGCACCATTGTTCAAGATATTGCCCAGGAAGTGGCAGATGTTGTTGCCAATGGGGTCCAGGTGGCGATCGTCGTCGGTGGCGGCAATATTTTTCGAGGGGTCAAGGGGGCAGCGGCAGGTATGGATCGTGCCACTGCTGATTATATTGGCATGATTGCCACCGTCATGAATGCCATGACTCTTCAGGATGCTTTAGAACGGATTGGCGTTCCTACCCGTGTCCAAACTGCCATCTCGATGCAGGAAGTTGCTGAACCGTATATCCGTCGCCGTGCGATTCGCCACCTGGAGAAAAAACGAGTCGTGATTTTTGGCGCAGGTTCTGGTAACCCCTTTTTCACAACGGACACGACGGCTGCCCTACGGGCTGCCGAAATTGGCGCAGATGTTTTGTTTAAGGCAACCAAGGTAGACGGGGTTTATGATTCAGATCCACGAGTCAATCCCAATGCTCGTCGTTATGAAACCCTCAACTATGGACATATTCTTACCCAAGAGTTACGGGTGATGGACAGTACTGCCATATCCTTATGTAAAGACAACAATATTCCCATCATTGTTTTCGACCTTTCGGTGAAAGGAAACGTTCGTCGAGCCGTGTTGGGAGAAAAAATTGGAACGCTTGTCGGAGGTTTCTGTGAAGTTAGCTGA
- a CDS encoding Mov34/MPN/PAD-1 family protein has product MALILSSDHLQAIKIQAEGTYPEECCGLLLGRVATKDKIVVDVWETKNAWDAQVAADLSDESLLTKTERYWIAPEEMLAGMRDARHRNLEVIGIYHSHTDHPAVPSECDRRLAWSQYSYLIISVNQGKAGASQSWMLDRHHQFQSEAIQIQSDARMRRQSLISHL; this is encoded by the coding sequence GTGGCTCTCATTCTTAGCAGCGATCATCTCCAGGCAATTAAGATCCAGGCAGAAGGCACCTATCCGGAGGAGTGCTGTGGTTTGTTGCTGGGGCGGGTAGCAACAAAAGATAAGATTGTTGTAGATGTTTGGGAAACAAAGAATGCCTGGGATGCCCAGGTTGCTGCCGACTTGTCTGATGAATCTTTGCTCACGAAAACTGAACGCTATTGGATTGCCCCGGAGGAGATGCTGGCTGGAATGCGCGATGCCCGCCACCGAAATCTGGAAGTAATTGGAATTTATCACTCCCACACTGACCATCCAGCAGTCCCTTCGGAGTGCGATCGCCGCCTTGCCTGGTCCCAGTATTCCTATCTAATTATCTCTGTCAATCAGGGCAAAGCTGGAGCTTCTCAGAGCTGGATGCTCGATCGTCATCATCAGTTTCAGTCTGAAGCAATCCAGATCCAGTCTGATGCTCGAATGCGACGGCAGTCGCTCATATCCCATCTTTAA